Proteins encoded together in one Staphylococcus aureus window:
- a CDS encoding phage baseplate upper protein yields the protein MIVDNFSKDDNLIELQTTSQYNPIIDTNISFYESDRGTGVLNFAVTKNNRPLSISSEHVKTSIVLKTDDYNVDRGAYISDELTIVDAINGRLQYVIPNEFLKHSGKVHAQAFFTQNGSNNVVVERQFSFNIENDLVSGFDGITKLVYIKSIQDTIEAVGKDFNQLKQNMADTQTLIAKVNDSATKGIQQIEIKQNEAIQAITATQTSATQAVTAEVDKIVEKEQAIFERVNEVEQQINGADLVKGNSTTNWQKSKLTDDYGKAIESYEQSIDSVLSAVNTSRIIHITNATDAPEKTDIGTLEKPGQDGVDDGSSFDESTYTSSKSGVLVVYVVDNNTARATWYPDDSNDEYTKYKIYGTWYPFYKKNDGNLTKQFVEETSNNALNQAKQYVDDKFGTTSWQQHKMTEANGQSIQVNLNNAQGDLGYLTAGNYYATRVPDLPGSVESYEGYLSVFVKDDTNKLFNFTPYNSKKIYTRSITNGRLEQQWTVPNEHKSTVLFDGGANGVGTTINLTEPYTNYSILLVSGTYPGGVIEGFGLTALPNAIQLSKANVVDSDGNGGGIYECLLSKTSSTTLRIDNDVYFDLGKTSGSGANANKVTITKIMGWK from the coding sequence ATGATAGTAGATAATTTTTCGAAAGACGATAACTTAATCGAGTTACAAACAACATCACAATATAATCCAATTATTGACACAAACATCAGTTTCTATGAATCAGATAGAGGAACTGGTGTTTTAAATTTTGCAGTAACTAAGAATAACAGACCGTTATCTATAAGTTCTGAACATGTTAAGACATCTATCGTGTTAAAAACCGATGATTATAACGTAGATAGAGGCGCTTATATTTCAGACGAATTAACGATAGTAGACGCAATTAATGGGCGTTTGCAGTATGTGATACCGAATGAATTTTTAAAACATTCAGGCAAGGTGCATGCTCAGGCATTCTTTACACAAAACGGGAGTAATAATGTTGTTGTTGAACGTCAATTTAGCTTCAATATTGAAAATGATTTAGTTAGTGGGTTTGATGGTATAACAAAGCTTGTTTATATCAAATCTATTCAAGATACTATCGAAGCTGTCGGTAAAGACTTTAACCAATTAAAGCAAAATATGGCTGATACACAAACGTTAATAGCAAAAGTGAATGATAGTGCGACAAAAGGCATTCAACAAATCGAAATCAAGCAAAACGAAGCTATACAAGCTATTACTGCGACGCAAACTAGTGCAACACAAGCTGTTACAGCTGAAGTCGATAAAATAGTTGAAAAAGAGCAAGCGATTTTTGAACGTGTTAACGAAGTTGAACAACAAATCAATGGCGCTGACCTTGTTAAAGGTAATTCAACAACAAATTGGCAAAAGTCTAAACTTACAGATGATTACGGTAAAGCAATTGAATCGTATGAGCAGTCCATAGATAGCGTTTTAAGCGCAGTTAACACATCTAGGATTATTCATATTACTAATGCAACAGATGCGCCAGAAAAGACGGATATAGGCACGTTAGAGAAGCCTGGACAAGATGGTGTTGATGACGGTTCTTCGTTCGATGAATCAACTTATACATCAAGCAAATCTGGTGTGTTAGTTGTTTATGTTGTTGATAATAATACTGCTCGTGCAACATGGTACCCAGACGATTCAAACGATGAGTACACAAAATACAAAATCTACGGCACATGGTACCCGTTTTATAAAAAGAATGATGGAAACTTAACTAAGCAATTTGTTGAAGAAACGTCTAACAACGCTTTAAATCAAGCTAAGCAGTATGTAGATGATAAATTCGGAACAACGAGCTGGCAACAACATAAGATGACAGAGGCGAATGGTCAATCAATTCAAGTTAACTTAAATAATGCGCAAGGCGATTTGGGATATTTAACTGCTGGTAATTACTATGCAACAAGAGTGCCGGATTTACCAGGTAGCGTTGAAAGTTATGAGGGTTATTTATCGGTATTCGTTAAAGATGATACAAACAAGCTATTTAACTTCACACCTTATAACTCTAAAAAGATTTACACACGATCAATCACAAACGGCAGACTTGAGCAACAGTGGACAGTTCCTAATGAACATAAATCAACGGTATTGTTCGACGGTGGCGCAAATGGTGTAGGTACAACAATCAATCTAACTGAACCGTACACAAACTATTCTATTTTGTTGGTAAGTGGAACTTATCCAGGTGGCGTTATTGAGGGATTCGGACTTACCGCATTACCTAACGCGATTCAATTGAGTAAAGCGAATGTAGTTGACTCAGACGGCAACGGTGGCGGTATTTATGAGTGCTTACTATCCAAAACAAGTAGCACTACTTTAAGAATAGATAACGATGTGTACTTTGATTTAGGTAAAACATCAGGTTCTGGAGCGAATGCCAACAAAGTTACTATAACTAAAATTATGGGGTGGAAATAA
- a CDS encoding SGNH/GDSL hydrolase family protein: MTIIVRPPKGNGAPVPVETTLVKKVNADGVLTFDILENKYTYEVINAIGKRWIVSHVEGENDKKEYVITVIDRKSEGDRQLVECTAREIPIDKLMIDRIYVNVTGSFTVERYFNIVFQGTGMLFEVEGKVKSSKFENGGEGDTRLEMLKKGLEHFGLEYKITYDKKKDRYKFVLTPFANQKASYFISDEVNANAIKLEEDASDFATFIRGYGNYSGEETFEHAGLVMEARSALAEIYGDIHAEPFKDGKVTDQETMDKELQSRLKKSLKQSLSLDFLVLRESYPEADPQPGDIVQIKSTKLGLNDLVRIVQVKTIRGINNVIVKQDVTLGEFNREQRYMKKVNTAANYVSGLNDVNLSNPSKAAENLKSKVASIAKSTLDLMSRTDLIEDKQQKVSSKTVTTSDGTIVHDFIDKSNIKDVKTIGTIGDSVARGSHAKTNFTEMLGKKLKAKTTNLAKGGATMATVTDTNNVENSIYRQAEQIRGDLIILQGTDDDWLHGYWAGVPIGTDKTDTKTFYGAFCSAIEVIRKNNPTSKILVMTATRQCPMSGTTIRRKDTDKNKLGLTLEDYVNAQILACSELDVPVYDAYHTDYFKPYNPAFRKSSMPDGLHPNERGHEVIMYELIKNYYQFYG; this comes from the coding sequence ATGACAATAATTGTAAGACCACCTAAAGGTAATGGCGCACCTGTACCAGTAGAAACAACTTTAGTGAAAAAAGTTAATGCTGATGGTGTATTAACTTTTGATATTCTAGAAAATAAATATACTTATGAAGTTATTAACGCTATAGGGAAAAGATGGATTGTTAGTCATGTCGAAGGTGAAAACGACAAGAAAGAATATGTAATAACTGTCATTGATAGGAAATCAGAAGGCGACAGACAACTGGTTGAATGTACTGCTAGAGAGATTCCCATAGACAAGTTAATGATTGATAGAATTTATGTTAATGTAACAGGATCTTTTACAGTAGAAAGATATTTTAACATTGTGTTTCAAGGTACTGGAATGCTTTTTGAAGTCGAGGGCAAAGTTAAATCTTCAAAGTTTGAAAACGGCGGTGAAGGCGACACAAGGTTAGAAATGTTAAAAAAAGGTTTGGAACATTTTGGATTAGAATATAAGATCACATATGACAAAAAGAAAGACAGATATAAGTTTGTATTGACGCCTTTTGCAAATCAAAAAGCGTCTTATTTTATTTCTGACGAAGTCAACGCCAACGCTATAAAACTCGAGGAAGATGCAAGTGATTTCGCCACCTTCATTAGAGGATATGGTAATTATTCAGGAGAAGAAACATTCGAACACGCTGGGCTCGTAATGGAAGCTAGAAGTGCATTAGCTGAAATATACGGCGACATCCACGCAGAACCATTTAAAGATGGTAAAGTGACTGACCAAGAAACTATGGATAAAGAATTACAATCGAGATTGAAAAAGTCGTTAAAACAATCTTTGTCTTTGGACTTTTTGGTGTTAAGAGAATCATATCCAGAAGCAGACCCACAACCCGGAGACATAGTACAAATAAAATCTACCAAACTAGGTTTGAATGATTTAGTCCGTATAGTACAAGTTAAAACGATTAGGGGTATAAACAATGTAATTGTTAAGCAAGATGTAACGCTTGGTGAGTTTAATCGAGAACAACGATATATGAAAAAAGTTAATACTGCAGCTAACTATGTTTCTGGATTAAATGATGTTAACCTTTCTAATCCTAGTAAAGCGGCAGAAAACTTGAAGTCTAAAGTAGCGTCAATAGCTAAATCAACACTCGATTTGATGAGTAGAACTGATTTGATTGAAGATAAACAACAGAAGGTAAGCTCTAAAACTGTGACTACATCTGACGGCACTATCGTTCATGATTTTATAGATAAATCAAACATTAAAGATGTAAAAACAATTGGAACGATTGGCGATTCTGTAGCTAGAGGGTCGCATGCAAAAACTAATTTCACAGAAATGTTAGGCAAGAAATTAAAAGCGAAAACGACCAACCTTGCAAAAGGTGGCGCAACTATGGCAACTGTTACAGATACAAACAACGTTGAAAATAGTATTTATAGACAAGCAGAACAAATTAGAGGCGACCTAATCATATTACAAGGTACAGATGATGACTGGTTACATGGTTATTGGGCAGGTGTACCGATAGGCACTGATAAAACGGATACAAAAACGTTTTACGGTGCCTTTTGTTCTGCAATTGAAGTTATTCGGAAAAATAATCCAACTTCAAAAATACTTGTAATGACAGCTACTAGACAATGTCCTATGAGTGGCACAACGATACGTCGTAAAGATACTGATAAAAACAAATTAGGGTTAACGTTAGAGGATTATGTCAACGCTCAGATATTGGCTTGTAGTGAATTGGATGTACCAGTATATGATGCCTATCATACAGATTATTTTAAGCCATATAATCCAGCGTTCAGAAAATCAAGTATGCCAGACGGATTGCATCCGAACGAGAGGGGTCATGAAGTTATTATGTACGAACTTATTAAAAATTATTACCAGTTTTACGGATAG